Proteins from a genomic interval of Candidatus Edwardsbacteria bacterium:
- a CDS encoding hemolysin family protein, translating to MDSNLWFEVLFIALLIMLNGFFAAAEIALISVRKSRLKELAQNGSRKAGIILNILEDPSRLFATIQIGVTFVGFLAAAIAAVSTYKILAEWISRLPIWFISSNSQPIAVALVTVIISLVTLIFGELAPKNIALKHAEPIALFVADPLNFMAKAAKPLIWLLAKSSDLVLSVFGIKKVQNNQLVTEDEIRSLLRAGHEQGLLDRSETEMIHGIFELGETTAREIMVPRIDMVSAEDNLTLGKALRLMDQSGHSRIPVFHDTVDNIVGFVHDEDVNRALKNKERSAPITDIIRPAHFVPDSKKLDSLLEDFKAWKTHGAIVVDEYGGTAGMVTLDDVLEEIVGDIRDEFDTEVPHYKRIDDRTCRIDARMDIEELNEALGTSFPTEGYETFGGFIYDIAGKVPTVGDKLRWPLADPTWEFLVENVSRRRIISVRTKRLGKVSAKAVASKE from the coding sequence TTGGATAGCAATCTATGGTTTGAGGTCCTTTTCATCGCCCTGCTTATTATGCTCAACGGCTTTTTCGCCGCCGCCGAGATCGCCCTGATCTCCGTCCGCAAGTCCCGCCTCAAGGAGCTGGCCCAGAACGGCAGCCGCAAGGCCGGCATCATCCTGAACATTCTGGAGGATCCCTCCCGCCTGTTCGCCACCATCCAGATCGGCGTCACCTTCGTGGGCTTTCTGGCCGCCGCCATCGCCGCGGTCAGCACCTACAAAATACTGGCCGAATGGATATCCCGCCTCCCCATCTGGTTCATCAGTTCCAACAGCCAGCCCATCGCCGTGGCCCTGGTGACGGTGATCATCTCCCTGGTGACTTTGATCTTCGGAGAGCTGGCCCCCAAGAACATCGCCCTCAAACATGCCGAGCCCATCGCCCTTTTTGTGGCCGACCCGCTGAATTTTATGGCCAAGGCCGCCAAGCCCCTGATCTGGCTGCTGGCCAAATCCAGCGACCTGGTGCTGTCGGTCTTCGGTATCAAGAAGGTTCAGAACAACCAGCTGGTGACCGAGGACGAGATCCGGTCCCTGCTGCGGGCCGGGCACGAGCAGGGCCTGCTGGACCGCTCCGAGACCGAGATGATCCACGGCATCTTCGAGCTGGGCGAGACCACCGCCAGGGAGATCATGGTGCCCCGGATAGACATGGTCAGCGCCGAGGACAACCTGACCCTGGGAAAGGCTTTGCGCCTGATGGACCAGTCCGGACACTCCCGGATCCCGGTGTTCCACGACACGGTGGACAATATAGTGGGCTTCGTCCACGACGAGGACGTCAACCGGGCGCTGAAGAACAAGGAGCGCTCCGCCCCCATCACCGACATCATCCGGCCGGCTCATTTCGTGCCCGACTCCAAAAAATTAGACAGCCTGCTGGAGGATTTCAAGGCCTGGAAGACCCACGGCGCCATCGTGGTGGACGAGTACGGAGGCACCGCCGGGATGGTGACCCTGGACGATGTGCTGGAAGAGATCGTGGGCGATATCCGGGACGAGTTCGACACCGAGGTGCCGCACTACAAGAGAATAGACGACCGCACCTGCCGGATAGACGCCCGGATGGACATCGAGGAATTGAACGAGGCCCTGGGCACCAGCTTCCCCACCGAGGGCTACGAGACCTTCGGGGGGTTCATCTACGACATCGCCGGGAAGGTGCCCACGGTGGGCGATAAACTGCGCTGGCCGCTGGCCGACCCGACTTGGGAGTTCCTAGTGGAGAACGTCAGCCGGAGAAGGATAATCTCGGTGCGGACCAAACGGCTGGGAAAGGTGTCGGCCAAGGCAGTAGCATCTAAGGAATAA
- a CDS encoding VOC family protein, which yields MKFCWVTINVKDMERSLSFYRDLLGLEIKRKMNPNPDMEIIFLGSGETQVELICNKKAGDIVAGKDISLGFEVDSLDKFSEVLKAKNIPIHSGPFQPNPHIKFLYILDPDGVKIQLVENIK from the coding sequence ATGAAATTCTGCTGGGTGACCATAAACGTAAAGGACATGGAACGGTCCCTGTCATTTTACCGGGACCTTCTGGGCCTGGAGATAAAACGCAAAATGAACCCCAACCCCGACATGGAGATCATCTTTCTAGGCTCCGGGGAAACGCAGGTGGAGCTTATCTGCAATAAAAAGGCCGGCGATATTGTCGCCGGCAAAGACATCTCCCTGGGCTTCGAGGTGGATTCCTTGGACAAATTCAGCGAGGTGTTAAAGGCCAAGAACATTCCCATCCATTCCGGGCCCTTCCAGCCCAACCCCCACATCAAATTCCTGTACATCCTCGACCCGGATGGAGTAAAGATCCAGTTGGTGGAAAACATAAAATAA
- a CDS encoding NUDIX hydrolase, with the protein MPNGNIIEPYYILEYPDWINVVPITIDNEIILTKQYRHGIKQTILEIPCGIIEPSDKTPTDAAKRELLEETGYSSDDFIELCKLSPNPANHINTTHCFLARNVTLNAKTNLDHSEQIEILKIPLSEVKALLKNNQIRQTLHVSALFYALEYLKEHGSNP; encoded by the coding sequence ATGCCTAATGGAAACATCATCGAGCCCTATTATATTTTGGAATACCCGGATTGGATCAATGTTGTCCCGATAACAATCGATAATGAAATTATTCTGACCAAACAATACCGCCACGGCATAAAACAAACTATATTGGAAATACCCTGCGGGATAATTGAACCTTCTGATAAAACACCGACGGATGCGGCAAAAAGAGAATTGTTGGAAGAGACCGGTTATTCATCGGATGATTTCATCGAGCTTTGCAAATTATCTCCAAACCCGGCAAATCATATCAATACAACTCATTGTTTTTTGGCTCGAAACGTTACTTTGAATGCCAAAACAAATTTGGACCATTCGGAACAAATAGAAATACTGAAAATACCGTTATCAGAAGTGAAAGCTTTGTTGAAAAATAATCAAATACGACAGACCTTGCATGTCTCGGCGTTATTTTACGCCCTCGAATATTTGAAGGAACACGGTTCTAACCCATGA
- a CDS encoding HDIG domain-containing protein, translated as MKISLKNILSLARNLWPLHPQSRKFQIYWIKRVALAGVLLLIIANLFSPARNDDIKLKIGSASPRDIHAPFDFPLVKDPALLKAQQDSAASQVLAIVYRNPEFDRKLYSDVELFLIKLFNLRQEDEYLANQVKVIQSWKLNLSRSTTDLLLTVPGLYSFQQGLKDIVHSLLEPGVLPLSDSQAKMLGSEVVLRQGQDLKRIPSSQLFTMESLPLMIKVKSQAAFPNSEPMAKALAEVASKLLEPNLAVDTSEVGSARARARESVSKYTGQVAKGEKIVSAYQKVDQPTAQKLNSLQLKLEEITIVTRRSGWNYVLTLLSRLLALGFFLGILTFYLIRFRPEVFRNFHSLLILATIILLSVLSGWLVLSRPDFPPYLLPAALGPILTSLMFDIPLGAVMAVTASLLFGVVTELSLPITVVALASGSVASFLVKGLRSRFQFIITSFFAITLASGLAIAAMEYLKLSTFQQIQHSLLMAPASAFLSIVLTLLLLPVLEAVFNTTTDYSLLEMADPDQPLLKRLSIEATGTFQHSLLVGNLAEVGAKAIGANSLQARIMGYYHDIGKLAKPDYFIENQAGVVNRHDSLAPKMSFLVVAAHVKEGLELAKKHRLPQIIKDAIAQHHGTTLSKYFYHKANLSSEGKLLEGDFRYPGPKPQSKEIGLVMLADVVEASVRSLKDRDPKRVRRMVKATIADKANELELDESNLTLHDLHMAGEAFLPVLLALFHPRIEYPEAKNGGESKNNHPQG; from the coding sequence ATGAAAATATCTCTGAAAAATATATTATCTCTGGCCAGGAACTTGTGGCCGCTGCACCCCCAATCCAGGAAGTTCCAGATCTACTGGATAAAGAGGGTGGCCCTGGCGGGCGTCCTTCTGCTGATAATAGCCAATCTTTTCTCCCCGGCCCGCAACGACGATATAAAACTCAAGATCGGCTCGGCCTCCCCGCGGGACATCCACGCCCCGTTCGATTTCCCGCTGGTCAAGGACCCGGCCCTGCTGAAGGCCCAGCAGGACAGCGCTGCTTCCCAAGTGCTGGCCATCGTCTACCGCAACCCGGAGTTCGACAGGAAGCTGTACAGCGATGTGGAGCTTTTCCTGATCAAGCTTTTCAACCTCCGCCAGGAGGATGAGTATCTCGCCAACCAGGTAAAAGTCATTCAGTCCTGGAAACTGAACCTGAGCCGCAGTACCACCGATCTGCTGCTGACCGTGCCCGGCCTGTACTCCTTTCAGCAGGGACTAAAGGACATAGTCCACTCCCTGCTGGAGCCAGGGGTGCTTCCCTTAAGCGACAGCCAGGCCAAAATGCTGGGATCCGAAGTGGTGCTGCGGCAGGGGCAGGATCTAAAACGTATTCCCTCCTCCCAGTTGTTTACCATGGAATCCCTGCCATTGATGATAAAGGTCAAAAGCCAGGCGGCCTTCCCCAATTCCGAGCCAATGGCCAAGGCCCTGGCTGAGGTGGCTTCAAAATTACTGGAGCCCAACCTGGCGGTGGACACCAGCGAGGTGGGATCGGCCCGGGCCCGGGCCCGGGAGTCGGTCTCCAAATACACCGGCCAGGTGGCCAAAGGCGAGAAGATCGTTTCCGCCTACCAGAAGGTGGACCAGCCAACGGCCCAGAAGCTCAATTCGCTGCAGCTCAAGCTGGAAGAGATCACTATCGTCACCCGGCGCAGCGGCTGGAATTATGTGCTGACCCTGCTTTCCCGGCTGCTGGCCCTGGGCTTCTTTCTGGGCATCCTGACCTTTTATCTGATCCGGTTCCGCCCGGAGGTTTTCCGCAACTTTCACTCGCTGCTGATCCTGGCCACCATCATCCTGCTCAGCGTGCTGTCCGGCTGGCTGGTGCTGTCCCGCCCCGATTTCCCCCCCTACCTGCTCCCGGCGGCCCTGGGCCCGATACTGACCAGCCTGATGTTCGATATCCCGCTGGGGGCGGTGATGGCCGTTACCGCCAGCCTGCTGTTCGGGGTGGTCACCGAACTGAGCCTGCCCATCACGGTGGTGGCCCTGGCCTCGGGCTCGGTGGCCTCCTTCCTGGTCAAGGGCCTGCGCAGCCGATTCCAGTTCATCATCACCAGCTTCTTCGCCATCACCCTGGCCAGCGGCCTGGCCATCGCCGCCATGGAATACCTGAAGCTGTCCACCTTTCAGCAGATCCAGCACTCCCTGCTGATGGCCCCGGCCAGCGCCTTCCTGTCGATAGTGTTGACCCTGCTGCTGCTGCCGGTGCTGGAGGCGGTCTTCAACACCACCACCGATTACAGCCTGTTGGAGATGGCCGATCCCGACCAGCCCCTTTTAAAGCGTCTGTCCATCGAGGCCACCGGCACCTTCCAGCACAGCCTGCTGGTGGGCAACCTGGCCGAGGTGGGGGCCAAGGCCATCGGGGCCAACAGCCTTCAGGCCCGGATCATGGGCTATTATCACGATATCGGAAAACTGGCCAAGCCGGACTATTTCATAGAGAACCAGGCCGGAGTCGTCAACCGCCACGACAGCCTGGCCCCCAAGATGAGCTTTCTGGTGGTGGCCGCCCATGTCAAGGAGGGGCTGGAACTGGCCAAGAAGCACCGTCTGCCCCAGATCATCAAGGATGCCATCGCCCAGCACCACGGCACTACTCTGTCCAAATATTTCTATCACAAGGCTAATCTTTCCTCCGAGGGCAAATTGCTGGAAGGGGATTTCCGCTATCCCGGGCCCAAGCCCCAGTCTAAGGAGATCGGCCTGGTGATGCTGGCCGACGTGGTGGAGGCCTCGGTCAGGTCTTTGAAGGACCGTGATCCCAAGCGGGTCCGCCGGATGGTCAAGGCCACCATTGCCGACAAGGCCAACGAGCTGGAGCTGGACGAGTCCAACCTGACCCTCCACGACCTGCACATGGCCGGCGAGGCTTTCCTGCCGGTGCTGCTGGCCCTGTTCCATCCCCGGATAGAATACCCCGAGGCCAAGAACGGCGGAGAATCCAAGAATAATCACCCCCAGGGTTAA
- the ybeY gene encoding rRNA maturation RNase YbeY has translation MMTVFIECLDNSSPIKEAGLKRCICRILEAEGYADYDLTLILADSACLRRLNKKYRNIDKVTDVISFAMLEGNAPPVADANLGDIYISLPRTRRQAREYRVSFEEELKRLMIHGLLHLLGYDHIKPGQAVRMRKKEAIYIGY, from the coding sequence ATGATGACCGTTTTCATCGAATGCCTGGACAACTCATCCCCTATCAAGGAAGCCGGATTGAAACGCTGCATCTGCCGGATCCTGGAGGCCGAGGGCTATGCCGATTACGACCTGACATTGATCCTGGCCGACAGCGCCTGTCTGCGGCGGCTCAATAAAAAATACCGCAATATTGACAAGGTCACCGACGTCATCTCCTTCGCCATGCTGGAGGGGAACGCCCCGCCGGTGGCCGACGCCAACTTGGGGGACATCTACATCTCCCTGCCCCGCACCAGGAGACAGGCCCGGGAATACCGGGTCAGCTTCGAGGAGGAGCTTAAAAGACTGATGATCCACGGTCTGCTGCACCTTTTGGGTTATGATCACATCAAGCCCGGCCAGGCGGTAAGGATGCGCAAGAAAGAAGCGATCTATATTGGTTATTAG
- the rfaE1 gene encoding D-glycero-beta-D-manno-heptose-7-phosphate kinase: MQYKIDKKRSDILINSFRQKTILVLGDLMLDEYLFGQVSRISPEAPVPVVEVSEEKYLLGGAANVAWNIASLGAKVVPVGVVGRDRPRQTILKEFQKRKISKNGLVEDPQRHTTIKTRIVAHHQQVVRVDREHRQDLSPASEAKVIARLKKLIPAADAVLIEDYNKGLITDRVLKAALDLCRKHKKIVTVDPKFNHFLDFHGVTLFKPNVLETERALGMKIAGPQDMLKAGKMLMAKLKTKAVLITAGDRGMYLITSENKSEHIPTMAREVYDVSGAGDTVIAVLTLALAAGASFLEAAVLANHAAGVEVSKFGVAAVSVNELKEALESW, translated from the coding sequence ATGCAGTATAAAATAGACAAAAAACGATCCGATATCCTGATCAACAGTTTCCGCCAAAAGACCATCCTGGTGCTGGGCGACCTGATGCTGGACGAGTACCTGTTCGGCCAGGTCAGCCGGATTTCTCCGGAGGCCCCGGTGCCGGTGGTGGAGGTCAGTGAGGAGAAATATTTGCTGGGCGGCGCAGCCAACGTGGCCTGGAACATCGCCAGCCTGGGGGCCAAGGTGGTTCCGGTGGGGGTGGTTGGCCGGGACCGTCCCCGCCAGACCATCTTAAAAGAATTCCAGAAACGGAAAATATCCAAGAACGGGCTGGTGGAGGATCCCCAGCGCCACACCACCATCAAGACCAGGATCGTGGCCCATCACCAGCAGGTGGTGAGAGTGGACCGGGAGCACCGGCAGGACCTCTCGCCGGCCTCGGAGGCCAAGGTCATCGCCCGGCTGAAAAAGCTGATTCCTGCTGCCGATGCGGTGCTGATAGAGGATTACAACAAGGGGCTGATAACCGACAGAGTGCTCAAAGCCGCCCTGGATCTGTGCCGCAAGCATAAGAAGATTGTTACGGTGGACCCCAAGTTCAACCATTTCCTGGATTTCCATGGCGTGACCCTGTTCAAGCCAAATGTGCTGGAGACCGAGCGGGCACTGGGGATGAAGATCGCCGGGCCACAGGACATGCTGAAGGCCGGTAAAATGCTGATGGCTAAGCTTAAGACCAAGGCGGTGCTGATCACCGCCGGCGACCGGGGCATGTATCTGATAACCAGCGAAAATAAAAGCGAACACATCCCCACCATGGCCCGAGAGGTCTACGACGTCTCCGGGGCCGGGGACACGGTAATCGCTGTGCTGACCCTGGCCCTGGCGGCCGGGGCCAGTTTCCTGGAGGCGGCTGTTCTGGCCAACCATGCGGCCGGGGTGGAGGTTTCCAAATTCGG
- a CDS encoding glycoside hydrolase family 130 protein, whose amino-acid sequence MPPAVQAKRIGPVISPDRSRVLLRPFYPARKSIARRIVARVMALTAEAAAQLLASVLSEFKDRHENVEQTFLNRFKQVQAYLKDRQETPPEKQLLIGSYFSHEYSPESAALFNPSIVPHPNQAGLPDGSLRFVLSLRATGEGHISSITFRTGTVSAQHRIKLTPLVPFVTEPEPLSNATYQKELFARKLQEAGLHSNFCRRVVAQLPGEFVLDDLRRMLKAERRKMTPVDALADRAAQGVLLLAESNYQVRFDPASHLAQRILFPSVPSQSNGIEDARFVMFRDEDGSITYYATYTAYDGRITLPQLLETKDFIQFKFLTLNGPAVQNKGMALFPRKIDGRYAMLSRQDDQNILLMYSDNIHFWQTPKMLLQPAQPWEMVKIGTCGSPIETEAGWLVLSHGVGPMRKYCLGAFLLDLKDPSRVIGRLRQPLLSPNEDEREGYVPNVVYTCGALLHGRELVIPYAMSDYASNFATVPLDALLAAME is encoded by the coding sequence ATGCCTCCGGCGGTACAGGCAAAACGCATCGGTCCGGTGATCTCACCGGACCGTTCCCGGGTGTTATTGCGGCCCTTCTATCCCGCCCGGAAAAGCATTGCCCGGAGGATCGTGGCCCGGGTGATGGCCCTTACCGCTGAAGCGGCAGCCCAATTGCTGGCATCGGTGCTTAGCGAGTTCAAAGACCGGCATGAAAACGTCGAGCAGACCTTCCTCAACCGCTTCAAGCAGGTGCAGGCGTATCTTAAGGACCGGCAGGAAACCCCGCCGGAGAAACAGTTATTGATCGGATCCTATTTTTCGCACGAATATTCGCCGGAGTCGGCGGCCCTGTTCAATCCGTCCATTGTGCCGCACCCCAACCAGGCCGGGCTTCCCGATGGCTCGCTCCGTTTTGTCTTAAGTCTGCGGGCCACCGGGGAGGGGCACATCTCCTCCATCACCTTCCGCACCGGCACCGTCAGCGCCCAGCACCGCATCAAACTGACGCCGCTGGTACCCTTTGTTACCGAGCCGGAGCCCCTGTCCAACGCCACCTATCAGAAAGAGCTCTTCGCCCGCAAACTTCAGGAGGCGGGCCTGCACAGTAACTTCTGCCGGCGGGTGGTGGCTCAGCTTCCCGGGGAATTCGTTTTGGACGACCTGCGCCGGATGCTGAAAGCCGAGCGCCGGAAAATGACCCCGGTCGACGCCCTGGCCGACCGGGCCGCCCAAGGCGTCCTGCTGCTGGCCGAATCCAACTACCAGGTGCGGTTCGATCCCGCCAGCCACCTGGCCCAGCGGATCCTCTTTCCCTCGGTGCCCAGCCAGAGCAACGGCATCGAGGACGCCCGGTTTGTCATGTTCCGGGACGAGGACGGCAGCATCACCTACTACGCCACCTACACCGCCTACGACGGCAGGATCACCCTGCCCCAGCTGTTGGAGACCAAAGATTTTATCCAATTCAAGTTCCTGACCCTCAACGGCCCGGCCGTCCAGAACAAGGGCATGGCCCTGTTCCCCCGCAAGATCGACGGGCGTTACGCCATGCTGTCGCGCCAGGACGACCAGAATATTTTATTGATGTACTCCGACAATATCCACTTCTGGCAGACGCCCAAAATGCTGCTGCAGCCGGCCCAGCCCTGGGAGATGGTCAAGATCGGCACCTGCGGCTCACCCATAGAGACCGAGGCCGGCTGGTTAGTGCTGAGCCACGGGGTCGGCCCCATGCGGAAGTACTGCCTGGGCGCCTTTTTGCTGGACCTTAAAGACCCCTCGCGGGTGATCGGCCGCCTGCGCCAGCCGCTGTTGTCGCCAAATGAGGACGAGCGCGAAGGCTACGTGCCCAATGTGGTTTACACCTGCGGCGCTCTGCTGCACGGCCGGGAGCTGGTGATTCCTTACGCCATGAGCGACTATGCCAGCAACTTTGCCACCGTGCCGCTGGACGCCCTGCTGGCGGCGATGGAATGA
- a CDS encoding glycosyltransferase family 4 protein, with amino-acid sequence MKKPLGIRKIAFLGDYLPRKCGIATFTTDLRTSVAAEFPATQCLVVPVNDVEGGYDYPPEVRFEIAEQDLPSYLRAADFLNITNVDVLCVQHEFGIYGGAAGSHLLALLHKLRMPIVTTLHTILREPNLEQRRVMRELIRLSTRLVVMSEKGREFLLDVYQAPADKVDLIPHGIPEMPFADPNYFKDEFGVAGKQVLLTFGLLSPNKGIEYALRALPAIIAEFPNTVYIVVGQTHPNLLREEGESYRLSLERMAKELGVQKHVVFFNRFVELEELTRFIGATDIYLTPYLTESQITSGTLAYAFGAGNAVVSTPYWHAKELLTEERGKLVPFRDPESISGAVIGLLHDGPLRHSMRKNAYQLGRGMVWNRVAHLYVESFRRAGQEHSFVGRKSSPIKTLDEQPDQLPALKLDHLYRLSDSTGIFQHASFTVPNFAEGYCTDDNARALLLTLMLQQAGHSTPRTNELAATYSAFLNHAFVRKTRRFRNFMSFDRRWLEDVGSEDCHGHALWALGLCMGHAGHGSFHMLAAELFEQALPVAPGLTSPRAWAFALIGIDEYLRRLSGDRRASQIRESLTAKLMQRYADAATEDWQWFEDVVSYTNAKLPHSLIISGRSMNNAEMLEIGLKTLRWLVKVQTSDTGSFRPVGSNGFFPKDQARALFDQQPIEAQATVSACIEAYSATGDMYWAAEARRAFEWFLGRNDLGLALYDSTTGGCRDGLHVDRVSQNQGAESTLAFLLALAEMQTLQSTLSSFKEPSGE; translated from the coding sequence ATGAAAAAACCTCTCGGTATTCGCAAGATCGCCTTCCTGGGCGATTACCTCCCGCGAAAGTGCGGCATCGCAACCTTCACCACGGACCTGCGCACCTCGGTGGCGGCGGAGTTCCCCGCCACCCAGTGCCTGGTGGTTCCGGTCAATGACGTCGAGGGCGGCTACGATTACCCGCCGGAGGTGCGGTTCGAGATCGCGGAGCAGGACCTGCCGTCCTATTTGCGGGCGGCCGATTTTCTCAACATCACCAATGTGGACGTCCTCTGCGTGCAGCACGAGTTCGGCATCTACGGCGGGGCGGCCGGCAGCCACCTGCTGGCCCTGCTGCACAAGCTGCGGATGCCCATCGTCACCACGCTCCACACCATCCTGCGCGAGCCCAATCTCGAACAGCGGCGGGTGATGCGCGAATTGATCCGGCTGTCCACCCGGCTGGTGGTGATGTCCGAAAAGGGCCGGGAGTTTCTGCTGGACGTCTATCAGGCGCCAGCCGACAAGGTAGACCTCATTCCCCACGGCATCCCCGAGATGCCCTTCGCCGATCCCAATTATTTCAAGGACGAGTTCGGGGTGGCCGGCAAGCAGGTACTGCTCACCTTCGGGCTTCTTTCGCCGAACAAGGGCATCGAGTATGCCCTGCGGGCCCTGCCGGCCATCATCGCCGAGTTTCCCAACACGGTCTACATCGTGGTGGGGCAGACCCACCCCAACCTCCTGCGCGAGGAGGGCGAGTCCTACCGATTGAGCCTGGAGCGGATGGCCAAGGAGCTGGGGGTCCAGAAGCACGTGGTGTTCTTCAACCGCTTCGTCGAGCTGGAGGAGCTGACCCGGTTCATCGGCGCTACGGACATCTACCTTACCCCCTACCTGACCGAATCGCAGATAACCTCGGGCACCCTGGCCTACGCCTTTGGGGCCGGCAACGCGGTGGTGTCCACCCCCTACTGGCACGCCAAAGAATTGCTGACCGAGGAACGCGGCAAATTAGTGCCGTTCCGCGACCCGGAGTCCATTTCCGGGGCCGTCATCGGCCTGCTGCACGACGGACCGCTGCGCCATTCGATGCGTAAGAACGCCTATCAATTGGGGCGGGGCATGGTGTGGAACCGGGTGGCACATCTTTACGTGGAATCCTTCCGCCGGGCCGGCCAGGAGCACAGCTTCGTGGGGCGAAAATCCTCGCCCATCAAGACCCTTGACGAACAGCCCGATCAGCTGCCGGCTCTGAAGCTGGACCACCTGTACCGCCTGAGCGACTCGACCGGGATATTCCAGCACGCCAGCTTCACGGTCCCCAATTTTGCCGAGGGCTACTGCACTGATGATAACGCCCGGGCCCTGCTGCTGACGCTGATGCTTCAGCAGGCGGGGCACAGCACGCCGCGCACCAACGAGCTGGCCGCCACCTATTCCGCCTTTTTGAACCACGCCTTCGTCCGCAAGACCCGCCGCTTCCGCAATTTCATGAGCTTCGACCGGCGCTGGCTGGAGGATGTCGGCTCGGAGGATTGCCATGGCCATGCCCTGTGGGCGCTGGGACTTTGCATGGGGCATGCCGGCCACGGCAGTTTCCATATGCTGGCGGCGGAGCTCTTCGAACAGGCCCTGCCGGTTGCCCCCGGACTGACCTCGCCCCGGGCCTGGGCCTTCGCCCTGATCGGCATAGATGAATACCTGCGGCGCTTAAGCGGCGACCGGCGGGCCAGCCAGATCCGGGAATCGCTGACCGCCAAGCTGATGCAGCGCTACGCCGATGCCGCCACCGAAGACTGGCAATGGTTCGAGGACGTGGTCTCCTACACCAATGCCAAGCTGCCGCACTCCCTGATCATCAGCGGCCGCAGCATGAACAATGCCGAGATGCTGGAGATCGGCCTCAAAACGCTACGCTGGCTGGTCAAGGTGCAAACCTCAGATACCGGTTCCTTCCGGCCGGTCGGCTCCAACGGGTTCTTCCCCAAGGATCAGGCCCGGGCCCTGTTCGACCAGCAGCCGATCGAGGCCCAGGCCACGGTATCGGCCTGCATCGAGGCCTACTCCGCCACCGGCGACATGTACTGGGCGGCCGAGGCCCGCCGGGCCTTCGAATGGTTTTTGGGACGGAACGATCTGGGCCTGGCCTTGTACGATTCCACCACCGGGGGCTGCCGCGACGGCCTGCATGTCGACCGGGTCAGCCAAAACCAGGGGGCCGAGTCAACCCTGGCCTTCCTGCTGGCGCTGGCGGAGATGCAGACCCTCCAAAGCACCCTCAGCAGTTTCAAAGAACCGTCGGGCGAATAG
- a CDS encoding PhoH family protein — MTRETSEITERISLAGIDAANLLGAGDANLKLIQHSFRSRLTARGDEVIIRGQPRELEMLTSLILRLREKVESGAALTERDIGYAIDDLRQQPAAGSSRERPAGLSALKKLIKAKSPGQESYLEAMQSSDLVIAIGPAGTGKTYLAVAAAVAALNERQVERVVLCRPAVEAGESLGFLPGDLKEKIDPYMRPLYDALYDMMSPEKVNRFLANDVIEIVPLAYMRGRTLNNSFVILDEAQNATKTQMKMFLTRLGFNSRAVITGDITQIDLARDDSSGLIEARNILQEVEGICFVALGERDVVRHHLVQRIIQAYQNHSGNGQTDTGAEGGPAD, encoded by the coding sequence ATGACCAGAGAAACATCCGAAATAACCGAGCGTATCTCCCTGGCGGGAATAGACGCTGCCAACCTATTGGGGGCCGGAGACGCCAACCTGAAGCTGATCCAGCACTCCTTCAGATCCAGGCTTACCGCCCGGGGCGACGAGGTCATCATCAGGGGCCAGCCCCGGGAGCTGGAGATGCTCACCAGCCTGATCCTCCGTTTGCGGGAGAAGGTGGAATCAGGCGCGGCGCTGACTGAACGGGACATCGGCTACGCCATAGACGACCTCCGGCAGCAGCCGGCCGCCGGTTCCTCCCGGGAGAGGCCAGCCGGGCTCTCGGCCCTCAAGAAACTGATCAAAGCCAAATCGCCCGGCCAGGAAAGCTACCTGGAGGCCATGCAAAGCAGCGATCTGGTGATCGCCATCGGCCCGGCCGGAACCGGCAAGACCTACCTGGCGGTGGCCGCCGCGGTGGCGGCTTTAAATGAACGGCAGGTGGAGCGGGTGGTCCTGTGCCGGCCGGCGGTGGAGGCCGGGGAATCGCTGGGCTTCCTGCCGGGCGACCTCAAGGAGAAGATCGACCCCTACATGCGGCCGCTTTACGATGCCCTGTACGACATGATGTCTCCGGAGAAGGTTAACCGCTTTCTGGCCAACGATGTCATCGAGATCGTCCCCCTGGCCTACATGCGGGGACGGACCCTCAATAATTCCTTCGTGATCCTGGACGAGGCCCAGAACGCCACCAAGACCCAGATGAAGATGTTTCTGACCCGGCTGGGCTTCAATTCCCGGGCCGTCATAACCGGGGACATCACCCAGATAGACCTGGCCCGCGACGACAGCTCCGGGCTGATCGAAGCCCGCAACATCCTGCAGGAGGTGGAGGGCATCTGTTTCGTGGCCTTGGGGGAGCGGGATGTGGTGCGGCACCACCTGGTGCAGCGCATCATCCAGGCCTACCAGAACCATTCCGGCAACGGGCAAACGGACACCGGAGCCGAAGGAGGCCCGGCCGACTGA